In Brettanomyces bruxellensis chromosome 8, complete sequence, a genomic segment contains:
- a CDS encoding uncharacterized protein (SECRETED:SignalP(1-23)~BUSCO:EOG09262H34) — protein sequence MNTSDGFVPIIAMFFALFHPTEGTKVVHQVPRGAIVPTINSKNSPTQTEPLFDFDAIKNYVIPKPALCNKLLTFKIGTYRVIGFPANIYSPHYARNSFTFNFCFVFPYESDTTPYEGNIKRIGKMFRALEEQSQILSKSEKGYEVFFKNSADDDTTKLAKKLKSTLGISKHISENQKYLKIVEDWDEGGNQMVVTNLDAPGRSTGSKPKFSSLKSLIQQIFQDLNNYSECMIPIDAANSVDIKLFPIFPPPPEVNAFDVPIATVKLDSMIDSLWDPTMLKIVPFVNGINSIQQISELSGTDFELARLCIQHLIHYKSVAIMDIFQFDNSYAATAQIGDFLTDSTMAEECQIYVISASGTFDGIPLQSSRNSVNSSNASYHSSSIQIAGTHRGSASYKGDSHTGPGTSPLPFSHSIISESADIAARFGTSSGRRSNSETKRRPPMNSHINSANTLSKRVIYTLPSKSTLFSLYRSLNQNITVRQWYIEHSEALEHIDVRKFITFGVLRGLIYRVRSYPVISKLANTIEFGISDLGKLKIIHESNNNVSERTKNYNLGALPLVRTLKANGRRGSSTKGKSLNLKISHSVSEDFDESKESDNNPDNYDEDDISTSEVTTNGGNMGISIRNPKQVKAIKEENMKEPEAIISASLGQREQAADLPNLEVRSSDMNSTFSKSSRKRLEPRDKVKLTHLLEQTKDFDMICTTMKRSKKEIYELLDMMDAWRIINA from the coding sequence ATGAATACTAGTGATGGCTTTGTGCCTATAATTGCGATGTTCTTCGCTCTCTTTCACCCAACAGAAGGAACAAAGGTGGTTCACCAAGTGCCTAGAGGAGCGATAGTCCCAACTATAAACTCGAAGAATTCACCAACACAAACTGAGCCgctttttgattttgatgccataaaaaattatgtgATACCCAAGCCAGCGCTATGCAATAAGCTTTTGACGTTTAAGATTGGAACTTATCGTGTAATTGGCTTTCCCGCAAATATTTACTCGCCGCATTATGCGAGGAACAGTTttactttcaatttttgttttgtctTTCCATACGAAAGTGATACAACACCTTACGAAGGAAATATTAAGCGTATAGGGAAGATGTTCAGGGCGTTGGAGGAGCAATCCCAGATATTATCCAAATCGGAAAAAGGCTATGAGGTCTTCTTTAAGAATTCGGCCGACGATGATACAACAAAATTggcaaagaaattgaaaagcacTTTGGGTATTAGCAAACATATCTCAGAGAAtcagaaatatttaaagatAGTAGAAGATTGGGATGAAGGAGGGAATCAAATGGTTGTTACAAACCTGGATGCGCCCGGTAGAAGTACAGGTTCGAAACCAAAATTCTCGTCTCTCAAAAGTCTAATTCAGCagatttttcaagatttgAACAACTATTCGGAGTGCATGATACCGATTGATGCGGCAAATTCCGTGGATATCAAACTATTTCCAATATTCCCTCCTCCACCAGAAGTCAACGCTTTTGATGTACCGATTGCGACGGTGAAACTTGACTCTATGATAGATTCTCTTTGGGATCCCACTATGCTGAAAATTGTTCCTTTCGTGAACGGTATCAACTCAATACAACAAATAAGTGAGCTTTCGGGAACAGATTTTGAACTAGCCAGACTTTGTATTCAGCATCTCATTCATTATAAGTCCGTGGCAATAATggatatttttcaatttgatAATTCCTACGCCGCAACGGCACAGATAGGTGACTTTCTAACCGATTCTACTATGGCAGAGGAGTGCCAAATCTATGTTATTAGTGCAAGTGGTACCTTTGATGGTATACCTCTGCAATCCTCTCGGAATTCTGTGAACTCGTCTAACGCCAGTTATCATTCTTCCTCAATTCAAATCGCTGGAACACACCGTGGTTCAGCTTCATATAAAGGTGACAGTCACACTGGTCCAGGAACCTCACCTTTACCATTTTCACATTCAATTATTTCTGAGTCTGCAGATATTGCAGCTCGTTTTGGGACCTCTTCAGGTCGTCGAAGTAATTCCGAAACCAAACGAAGGCCTCCAATGAATTCACATATAAATTCGGCGAATACTCTTTCCAAGCGTGTAATCTACACATTACCTTCTAAGTCAACGTTGTTCAGTTTATATAGATCGCTTAATCAAAATATCACTGTAAGGCAGTGGTATATTGAACATTCGGAGGCCCTAGAGCATATTGATGTCAGAaaatttattacttttGGAGTTTTGCGTGGACTTATATATAGGGTTCGCTCGTACCCTGTCATCTCGAAGCTGGCGAATACCATTGAATTTGGTATTTCAGATTTGGGAAAACTGAAGATTATTCATGAGTCCAATAATAATGTGTCagaaagaacaaagaaTTATAATCTTGGTGCACTCCCCTTGGTTCGAACATTAAAAGCAAATGGTAGAAGAGGATCTTCCACCAAAGGGAAAAGCTTGAATCTTAAAATTTCGCACTCAGTCTCTGAAGATTTTGATGAAAGCAAGGAGAGTGACAATAATCCCGATAattatgatgaagatgatatcaGCACATCTGAAGTAACTACAAATGGCGGTAATATGGGTATTTCTATTAGAAACCCCAAACAGGTAAAAGCaataaaggaagaaaatatgaagGAACCTGAAGCTATTATTTCGGCAAGTTTGGGCCAGAGGGAACAAGCTGCTGATTTACCAAATTTGGAGGTGAGATCTTCCGATATGAATTCTACGTTCAGTAAAAgctcaagaaaaaggttGGAACCACGAGACAAAGTTAAGCTTACTCATCTCCTTGAGCAAACGAAGGATTTTGACATGATCTGCACCACTATGAAAAGATCCAAGAAGGAAATTTATGAACTCTTAGACATGATGGATGCCTGGCGTATCATTAATGcataa
- the PIL1 gene encoding Eisosome core component — MMQRTYSLRSARAPTASDLQSPIVVPPSSTKKNRFFGAGSIANSIRRNAAGSFGPALARKLAQLVKMEKNVMRAMEVSSHERKAAAKQLSLWGAENEDDVSDITDKLGVLLYEIGELEDQFVDRYDQHRITLKSIRDIEASVQPSRDRKAKITDQIAYLKYKDPQSSKITILEQELVRAEAESLVAEAQLSNITREKLKAAFSYQFDSIREHSEKVALIAGYGKALLELLDDSPVTPGETRPAYDGYEASKQIIMDCENSLASWTLQSAQVKPTLSFKAADGQAYDEDELAEDVDNLHVSSDHWEEGQKDDKLEEPAKEAA, encoded by the coding sequence ATGATGCAAAGAACATATTCTCTAAGATCCGCAAGAGCTCCAACCGCTTCTGATCTCCAGAGTCCGATTGTTGTTCCCCCATCATCCACCAAGAAGAATAGATTCTTTGGTGCCGGCTCTATTGCAAATTCTATCAGAAGAAACGCTGCTGGTTCATTTGGTCCTGCTCTGGCTAGGAAGTTGGCCCAGCTTGTtaaaatggagaaaaacGTGATGAGGGCAATGGAGGTTTCCTCTCACGAGAGAAAGGCTGCCGCTAAGCAATTGTCGCTTTGGGGAGCTGAGAATGAGGATGACGTGTCAGATATCACAGATAAACTAGGTGTCCTCTTATACGAGATTGGTGAATTGGAGGACCAATTTGTTGACAGGTACGATCAGCACAGAATCACTTTAAAGAGTATCAGAGACATTGAGGCATCTGTCCAACCATCACGTGACCGGAAGGCAAAGATTACCGATCAGATTGCCTACCTTAAATACAAGGATCCACAGTCTTCTAAGATTACTATCCTCGAACAGGAATTGGTGAGAGCAGAGGCTGAATCTTTGGTTGCCGAGGCACAGTTGTCGAACATCACCAGAGAAAAGCTTAAGGCTGCATTTTCTTATCAATTTGATTCTATAAGAGAGCATTCCGAGAAGGTTGCACTTATTGCTGGATACGGTAAAGCACTTCTTGAATTGTTGGATGACTCTCCTGTTACACCTGGTGAAACTAGACCTGCATATGATGGTTATGAGGCATCAAAGCAGATTATCATGGATTGTGAGAACTCTCTTGCATCGTGGACTCTGCAGTCTGCTCAGGTTAAGCCAACTTTGAGCTTTAAGGCTGCTGATGGTCAAGcgtatgatgaagatgagctAGCTGAGGATGTTGATAATCTGCATGTCTCTAGTGATCACTGGGAGGAGGGTCAAAAGGATGATAAACTTGAGGAGCCTGCAAAAGAGGCTGCCTAA
- the RTS1 gene encoding serine/threonine-protein phosphatase 2A 56 kDa regulatory subunit delta isoform (BUSCO:EOG09261T98) — translation MMKGFKQRFKVKTSLGKGDKKKDAKKEEKTKSKKAQNEHHAGSHHRHHSHHEHEHEHEHDSQQKRHQDQQPSSQKPTQSQSGSSHLQRKAQKQSQAQGNTQNLRTHQKQEQKSQQNSDDDMQQQQDPERVQQVQNGPQTPKRAAGMDNNVDNPSDMDTSPLTPPASVLNDNGVPKLHAANSPFDKVPKDDLELKPRTPQRHSSSRFDPVNDRQVFQKLASFDEVDPEYYAELFIRKVDQCKIMFDFYDPSSDIQGKEMKRLTLHELTVFVSTTRMKYTEEMYRHVVDMFKINIFRPIPPPVNPVGDIYDPDEDEPVYELAWPHMQMVYEFFLRFVESPDFNNTVAKPYIDHQFVLTLLELFDSEDNRERDCLKTTLHRIYGKFLSLRSFIRKSINNIFLTFIYETGRFNGISELLEILGSIINGFALPLKEEHKVFLVKVLIPLHKVRCLSLYHPQLAYCILQFLEKDPTLTEEVIMGLLRYWPKINSPKELMFLNEIEDIFEIIDPQEFQRVEVPLFAQLAKCISSPHFQVSEKVLCYFNNEFFVSLVTENAESILPIIFPALYDLSQTEMELAEQQDQQNPDQQLNDYDLDETTSWNRTISTLAYNALKIFMDTNPIVYDRCCILYDEQMKEEKTRKKLRNDHWKKLESYVQKLKLGDDSTKKVEIK, via the coding sequence atgatgaaaGGTTTTAAGCAAAGATTTAAGGTAAAGACTAGTCTTGGAAAAGGTgacaagaagaaagatgcgaagaaggaagagaagaCAAAATCTAAGAAAGCTCAAAACGAACATCATGCTGGTAGCCATCACAGGCATCATAGCCATCATGAGCATGAGCATGAACATGAGCATGATAGTCAGCAAAAGAGACACCAAGACCAACAACCATCCTCACAAAAGCCAACACAATCACAATCTGGAAGTTCTCATCTGCAACGGAAAGCCCAAAAGCAAAGCCAGGCACAGGGCAACACACAGAATTTGCGTACTCACCAAAAACAAGAACAAAAGAGCCAGCAAAatagtgatgatgacatgcaacagcagcaggaTCCAGAACGTGTACAACAAGTACAAAACGGACCTCAGACTCCAAAGCGGGCGGCTGGAATGGATAACAACGTGGATAATCCTTCTGACATGGATACTTCGCCATTGACACCTCCAGCGAGTGTCTTGAATGATAACGGTGTTCCAAAGCTTCATGCTGCAAACTCTCCGTTTGACAAAGTGCCGAAAGATGATTTGGAGTTGAAACCTAGGACACCACAGAGACATTCTTCATCTCGATTCGACCCTGTGAACGATCGTCAGGTGTTCCAGAAATTGGCATCttttgatgaagttgacCCGGAGTACTATGCTGAATTGTTCATAAGGAAGGTTGATCAGTGCAAAATTATGTTTGACTTTTATGATCCTTCTTCCGATATCCAGGGAAAGGAGATGAAAAGGCTTACATTGCATGAACTCACTGTATTTGTTAGCACCACGAGGATGAAATATACGGAGGAGATGTACAGACATGTGGTTGATATGTTCAAGATTAACATCTTCCGTCCAATTCCCCCACCCGTTAACCCTGTCGGAGATATCTACGATCCTGACGAGGATGAACCTGTGTATGAATTGGCATGGCCTCATATGCAGATGGTATACGAGTTCTTTCTTCGTTTCGTAGAGAGCCCAGATTTCAATAATACAGTTGCAAAGCCATACATTGATCATCAGTTTGTCCTTACACTTCTTGAGCTATTTGACAGTGAGGACAATAGAGAGAGAGATTGCTTGAAGACGACTTTGCACAGAATATATGGAAAGTTTTTGAGTCTTCGTTCGTTTATTAGAAAGTCAATTAACAACATCTTCCTTACATTCATATACGAGACCGGCAGGTTCAATGGCATTTCAGAGTTGTTGGAAATTCTGGGTTCCATTATTAATGGATTTGCACTTCCATTAAAGGAAGAGCACAAGGTCTTTTTGGTAAAAGTTCTTATACCTCTCCATAAGGTTAGATGCTTGTCTTTGTATCATCCACAGCTTGCTTACTgcattcttcaatttcttgaGAAGGATCCTACTTTGACAGAGGAGGTCATCATGGGTCTTCTTCGTTACTGGCCTAAAATAAATTCGCCTAAAGAGTTAATGTTcttaaatgaaatagagGATATCTTTGAGATAATTGATCCGCAAGAATTCCAGAGGGTTGAAGTTCCGTTGTTTGCACAGTTGGCTAAATGCATTTCATCGCCTCACTTCCAAGTCAGTGAAAAAGTGCTCTGCTATTTCaacaatgaattttttgtgTCTTTAGTTACCGAAAATGCAGAGAGCATTCTGCCTATAATCTTTCCGGCTTTGTATGATCTTTCTCAAACGGAGATGGAACTGGCAGAGCAACAAGATCAACAGAATCCGGATCAGCAGTTGAATGACTATGATCTAGATGAAACTACTAGCTGGAATAGGACAATATCGACATTGGCCTATAAtgcattgaaaatttttatggATACCAATCCAATTGTCTACGATAGATGCTGCATTCTTTATGATGAACAGatgaaggaagagaagacaagaaagaaaCTTAGAAACGACCACTGGAAGAAGTTAGAGAGCTATGTTCAGAAATTAAAGCTAGGGGACGATAGCACAAAAAAGGTAGAGATTAAATAA
- a CDS encoding uncharacterized protein (BUSCO:EOG09262JZW) encodes MVENSKADAAATNNGKKMPSSNASSSHSEKGAEAKPPQKKLSNKELKMLKKKAKAAKRAARKAANQNGQQSSQGVKTASHIKKQMISAKIKDSNVRIPPMFGHLETREERISASPVIASIVHPSILSLTLKMSTYKVVGSTSRCVAMLDAFKDVIKSYKTPQGTSLQRNLTSHLSHQIEYLKTGRPLSISMGNAIRWLKQRISLVPIDMSDDDGKKMLLDEIDQFIKEKIVYSDRVIAEYASRHIQNNFKFLHMHIHKFWQKKSNIDFCFLGAHAMLSNGRLYSRVGTALVAMAAKKKNIPVLVCCESLKFSDKVQLDSVTLNELGDSDDLINTRPFNKVGFNLQQYLNKIEERKGHRNGSNNGGHNGNRNRSNDNEADVVDDGKDTILRNWKELRKLYILNILYDLTPPDYIQKVITELGALPPSSVPVILREYKSIS; translated from the exons ATGgttgaaaattcaaaggCGGATGCTGCCGCAACCAATAATGGCAAAAAGATGCCTTCATCTAATGCAAGCTCCTCACATTCCGAAAAAGGTGCCGAGGCAAAACCCCCACAGAAAAAACTGAGTAATAAAGAATTAAAGAtgctgaagaagaaggccAAAGCAGCAAAGAGAGCTGCGAGAAAGGCTGCAAATCAAAATGGGCAACAAAGTTCTCAGGGTGTTAAAACCGCTTCTCATatcaaaaagcaaatgatTTCAGCCAAGATTAAGGATAGCAACGTGCGTATTCCACCGATGTTTGGCCATCTAGAAACaagggaagaaagaatttCTGCTTCACCTGTTATTGCAAGCATTGTGCATCCATCCATTTTATCATTGACGCTAAAAATGTCAACATATAAAGTAGTCGGGTCAACTTCTAGATGTGTTGCGATGTTAGATGCATTTAAGGATGTTATCAAATCGTATAAAACACCACAGGGCACATCCTTACAAAGAAATCTTACTTCACATCTTTCGCATCAGATTGAGTACCTCAAAACTGGCAGACCATTGTCGATATCAATGGGTAATGCCATTAGATGGCTGAAGCAGAGAATTTCATTAGTCCCAATTGACATGAGcgatgatgatggaaaaaagatgctGCTGGATGAAATTGATCAATTTATTAAGGAGAAGATTGTTTACTCTGATCGGGTTATTGCCGAATATGCATCAAGGCATATTCAGAACAACTTTAAATTCTTACATATGCACATTCACAAGTTTTGGCAGA AAAAATCCAACATAGACTTTTGTTTCCTTGGTGCACACGCTATGCTTTCAAACGGAAGACTGTATTCTCGTGTTGGTACAGCACTTGTTGCAATGGCAgctaagaagaaaaacataCCAGTTTTGGTTTGTTGCGAGTCATTGAAATTTAGCGATAAGGTTCAATTGGATTCCGTTACGTTGAATGAGTTAGGTGATTCTGATGATCTAATTAATACGAGGCCATTCAATAAAGTTGGCTTTAATCTACAGCAATATCTCAACAAGAtcgaagaaagaaaaggtcATCGAAACGGTTCTAATAATGGTGGGCATAATGGTAACAGAAACAGATCTAATGACAATGAAGCGgatgttgttgatgatggcAAGGACACGATTTTGAGAAACTGGAAGGAATTAAGAAAactatatattttgaacaTTCTGTATGATCTAACACCACCGGATTATATACAGAAGGTTATAACAGAACTTGGTGCATTGCCACCTTCCTCTGTGCCCGTTATCTTGAGAGAATACAAAAGTATCTCTTGA
- the SUP45 gene encoding Polypeptide release factor (eRF1) in translation termination (BUSCO:EOG09262CDO), producing the protein MAFEDSDADKNVEIWKVKKLIKNLEQAKGNGTSMISLIMPPRTQISITQKMLTDEYGTASNIKSRVNRLSVLSAITSTQQKLKLYSTVPKNGLVIYCGEVLTSEGKEKKLTISFEPFKPINTSLYLCDNKFHTEPLSELLESDDKFGFIIMDGNGALFGTVSGNTREVLHKFTVDLPKKHGRGGQSAVRFARLRMEKRHNYIRKVAEVAVQNFITNDKVNVAGLILAGSADFKNELNRSDLFDPRLQDKVIKIVDVSYGGENGFNQAIELSAETLSNVKFIQEKKLINSFFDEISQDTGKFCYGIDDTLKALELGACDVIIVWEGLTTVRYTLKNADGEEVIKNINPDTPKDEFLKDSDGSEMEIVSEKPFLEWLAESYKDYGTTLEFVTDRSSEGAQFVKGFGGIGAMLRYKVNFEQLISDDEYYSDSDSDEYGF; encoded by the coding sequence ATGGCATTCGAAGACTCAGATGCAGACAAAAATGTGGAGATTTggaaggtgaagaaattGATTAAGAACTTGGAACAGGCAAAGGGTAACGGTACCTCAATGATCTCATTGATTATGCCTCCTAGGACTCAAATTTCAATTACACAGAAGATGTTAACGGATGAATATGGTACCGCATCAAATATCAAGTCGCGAGTGAATAGATTATCGGTCTTGTCGGCTATTACTTCAACACAGCAGAAGTTGAAGTTATACAGTACTGTGCCCAAAAATGGTTTAGTCATATACTGTGGTGAAGTTCTCACATCGgagggaaaagaaaagaagctcACTATATCTTTTGAGCCATTCAAGCCAATTAACACATCCTTGTACTTGTGTGATAACAAGTTCCATACGGAGCCACTTTCTGAATTGCTGGAGAGTGATGATAAGTTTGGTTTCATTATCATGGATGGTAACGGAGCATTATTTGGTACCGTTTCTGGTAACACCAGAGAGGTTTTGCATAAATTTACCGTTGATCTTCCAAAGAAGCATGGAAGAGGTGGTCAATCTGCTGTTCGTTTTGCCAGATTAAGGATGGAGAAGAGACATAATTATATTAGAAAGGTTGCCGAGGTTGCCGTTCAAAACTTCATCACTAACGATAAAGTCAATGTTGCCGGTTTGATTCTTGCCGGTTCGGCCGATTTCAAGAATGAGTTGAATAGATCTGATTTGTTCGATCCAAGATTACAGGATAAAGTTATCAAGATTGTCGATGTTTCTTACGGAGGTGAGAATGGTTTCAACCAGGCCATTGAACTTTCGGCAGAGACATTGTCTAATGTCAAGTTTATTCAGGAGAAGAAACTTATCAACAGCTTTTTCGATGAAATTTCGCAGGATACTGGTAAATTCTGTTATGGTATCGATGATACATTAAAGGCGCTGGAGTTGGGTGCATGCGATGTGATCATTGTCTGGGAAGGATTGACAACCGTCAGATACACTTTGAAGAATGCTGACGGAGAAGAAGTCATTAAGAACATTAATCCAGATACTCCAAAAGAcgaatttttgaaagattCGGATGGATCTGAAATGGAAATCGTGAGCGAGAAGCCTTTCTTAGAGTGGCTCGCAGAGAGTTATAAAGATTATGGTACAACCTTGGAGTTTGTTACTGACCGTTCTTCAGAAGGTGCCCAATTTGTTAAAGGTTTCGGTGGTATTGGTGCTATGTTGAGATATAAGGTCAACTTTGAGCAGTTGATATCTGATGACGAGTACTACAGCGATAGTGATAGTGATGAATATGGATTTTAA
- a CDS encoding uncharacterized protein (BUSCO:EOG09263PWF), with amino-acid sequence MGRKQRNNHNRTPITQLRPDGSMIKKIPSSLKPSRTRKLIRRFHTLLKYKSEIFNHLSHNNPYQINETNYLEYLKTKPDLLKSYNDSKAKIIKTFNVKRSTLRDDGIKNIQTMTTLSTKQISQLVGEIDGEIEKRGGLKVYQAASIKGQDSKRGGDTSKKMAAWIKKDKIWSSDMQNGKPTALEIGSLSSKNCISTCKIFGDVTRIDLNSQEPGKIEKQDFFDRTIPTSNNDRFDLVSCSLVVNFVPKPSLRGEMLLRITKFLKEPENAFDHKPLLFFVIPLPCVINSRYCNKEVMDAIFKNLGFTCVRSYDSHKLAYWLLEWHGSKAVNFKFKSAKKEVRSGSKRNNFCIVLEKKAE; translated from the coding sequence ATGGGccgaaaacaaagaaacaatCATAATAGAACTCCCATTACCCAATTAAGGCCAGATGGCTCCATGATTAAGAAAATACCTTCTTCATTGAAACCATCAAGGACGAGAAAGCTTATCAGACGATTTCATACACTActaaaatataaaagtgaaatattcaatcaCTTAAGTCATAACAACCCTTACCAAATTAACGAGACAAACTACTTAGAATATCTAAAAACAAAACCAGATCTATTAAAGAGTTATAACGACTCGAAAGCGAAAATCATAAAAACGTTCAACGTGAAGCGGTCAACCTTAAGGGATGATGGGATCAAAAATATCCAAACTATGACGACTCTTAGCACAAAGCAAATTTCTCAACTAGTAGGAGAAATCGATGGAGAAATCGAAAAAAGAGGTGGGCTTAAGGTTTATCAGGCTGCTTCAATCAAGGGTCAAGACAGTAAACGTGGAGGTGATACATCCAAAAAGATGGCTGCCTGGAtcaagaaagataaaatttGGAGTTCCGATATGCAAAACGGAAAACCAACAGCTCTTGAAATAGgatctctttcttcaaaaaactGTATAAGTACTTGCAAAATATTTGGTGATGTCACACGGATAGATCTAAATTCTCAAGAACCTGGAAAGATAGAAAAGCAAGACTTTTTTGATAGAACAATACCAACAAGTAATAATGACAGATTTGATCTAGTATCATGCTCTTTAGTGGTGAACTTTGTGCCGAAACCGAGCCTAAGGGGAGAGATGCTCTTAAGAATAACAAAATTTCTAAAAGAACCCGAAAATGCATTTGATCACAAGCCCCTCCTATTCTTTGTGATTCCTCTTCCATGTGTGATAAACTCCAGATACTGCAATAAAGAAGTCATGGATGCAATATTCAAGAACCTTGGATTTACCTGTGTGAGATCTTATGACTCACACAAATTGGCGTATTGGCTTCTAGAATGGCATGGATCAAAAGCAGTGAACTTTAAATTCAAATctgcaaaaaaagaggttCGATCGGgatcaaaaagaaacaatttcTGCATTGtgcttgaaaagaaagcggAATGA
- a CDS encoding uncharacterized protein (BUSCO:EOG09262YP5), which produces MLSNPLYPTAPIQNTPHHSLSMHAQTCKEEAREKITSTSSTVETSNVGSVLERDNTKEGSKVLGDYLMNDEERALRLRGNAVRIGSRKSQLAVIQSEIVAKTINEIYPHIRTPVIKVSTLGDQIQSKPLYTFGGKALWTKELEVLLLESVGDFPQIDMIVHSLKDMPTVLPDSFEIGCILAREDPRDALIMKAGSPYKCLADLPAGSVVGTSSVRRSAQLLKNYPHLKFNSVRGNVNSRIRKLDDPESEFSCLILAAAGLIRLGLRSRITKYLGPDEMYHAVGQGALGVEIVKGNKRLEKVCQKISSYSTTLECIAERALMRTLEGGCSVPVGVWTTFNKETNTLDLKSIVLSPDGKESVTDEVVAKVTNSNEAMELGNEIGRRLIKKGAKKILDAINFDKINEMKQAGIDHRNAKGKK; this is translated from the coding sequence atgttGTCAAACCCATTATATCCAACTGCTCCAATTCAGAACACTCCACATCATTCTCTTTCTATGCATGCCCAGACCTGCAAGGAAGAGGCCAGAGAGAAGATAACTTCGACTTCTAGCACTGTGGAAACAAGTAATGTTGGATCAGTTCTTGAGAGAGACAACACAAAGGAGGGTTCGAAGGTTCTTGGAgattatttgatgaatgaTGAGGAAAGGGCCTTGAGACTTAGGGGTAATGCTGTTCGAATTGGCTCAAGAAAGTCTCAATTAGCTGTTATTCAGTCCGAAATAGTTGCTAAGACTATCAACGAAATATATCCTCACATCAGGACTCCAGTCATCAAGGTCAGCACATTGGGCGACCAGATTCAGAGTAAACCATTGTATACCTTTGGTGGTAAAGCTCTATGGACGAAAGAACTTGAGGTGCTACTCCTGGAAAGTGTTGGTGATTTTCCTCAGATTGATATGATTGTTCATTCTTTGAAGGATATGCCAACCGTGCTACCTGATTCATTTGAAATAGGATGCATTCTGGCTCGCGAGGATCCTAGAGATGCGCTCATTATGAAAGCCGGTTCGCCATACAAATGTTTGGCAGACTTACCTGCCGGTTCTGTTGTTGGAACTTCATCAGTGAGAAGATCGGCTCAACTTCTCAAAAACTACCCACACTTGAAGTTTAACTCTGTTAGGGGTAATGTCAACAGTCGGATTAGAAAGCTAGATGATCCTGAATCCGAATTTAGCTGTCTTATTCTTGCTGCTGCAGGATTAATTAGGCTCGGCTTACGTTCTAGGATTACGAAATATTTGGGACCCGACGAGATGTATCATGCCGTCGGTCAGGGTGCTCTAGGTGTTGAAATAGTCAAAGGTAACAAAAGACTGGAAAAAGTCTGTCAGAAGATCAGCTCATATTCAACCACGTTAGAGTGCATTGCTGAAAGAGCCTTGATGAGAACATTAGAAGGTGGCTGCTCTGTTCCTGTTGGAGTTTGGACCACTTTCAACAAGGAAACAAACACTTTGGATCTCAAATCAATTGTGCTCAGTCCGGATGGAAAGGAGTCTGTGACTGACGAGGTTGTTGCAAAAGTTACCAACTCTAATGAAGCTATGGAGTTGGGTAATGAGATTGGAAGAAGACTTATCAAGAAGGGTGCCAAGAAGATATTGGATGCCATCAACTTTGATAAGATCAACGAAATGAAACAGGCAGGAATCGATCACAGAAATGCCAAGGGCAAGAAATGA
- a CDS encoding uncharacterized protein (BUSCO:EOG09265HEP) gives MEDEELKAIRAARLQELRQNSGHNGNSSNGPSGSNGSNQNDAAQMMMTQLLEPEAKERLARVKLVKPERADAVMKYLMQLYQSGAIERKVNEDQIVDVLEKVASDERKQNDTEIVFDRRDKSGEGDVEDDDFFD, from the coding sequence ATGGAGGACGAAGAATTAAAGGCAATAAGAGCTGCACGTCTGCAGGAATTGCGGCAAAATTCCGGTCACAATGGAAATTCCAGCAATGGACCATCAGGTAGTAACGGATCAAATCAAAATGATGCAGCacaaatgatgatgacacAACTTTTGGAACCAGAAGCAAAGGAAAGACTTGCTAGAGTGAAACTGGTAAAGCCAGAACGTGCAGATGCAGTTATGAAATATCTTATGCAACTCTATCAATCAGGAGCTATcgaaagaaaagtgaatGAAGATCAGATTGTTGACGTTTTAGAGAAAGTTGCCAGTGACGAAAGGAAGCAAAACGACACAGAAATCGTCTTTGATAGACGAGATAAAAGTGGGGAAGGGgatgttgaagatgatgatttctttgattaa